The nucleotide window CGTCGCGGAAACTCTGGTCTGGGCGGAAGGCTTCGCGAAGACCCTACAGCCCGGCGCGGTGCTCGCGCTCACCGGCGAGTTGGGCGCAGGTAAGACCGTGGTCGCCAAGGGCATCGGCCGCGGTCTCGGCGTGACCGCGGAGATCATCAGTCCGACCTTCAACTACATTCTGGAATACACGGGGCGGCTGCCGTTCATCCACGGCGACATGTATCGCCTGGCCGGTGCCGCAACTTTTGTGGGCATGGGATTCGCGGAATATCTTGACCGCGGTGGAGTCGTCGTGCTGGAATGGGCCGAGCGTGTGCGCGAGGTTCTGCCGCCCAACACGATCTGGCTCACGCTGGTCCGCGTGACGGAGCAGGAGCGCCTGATTACCGTGCATCGCCCATCCTTATGAAGCGCTTGCTTTGCTTTGATATTTCCGCGGATGACGGCGTGGTCGGAATCAGCGACGCCGGCGCTGTCCTGGTCGAGCGGAGAGTGCCCAAGCGCGATCTCTTTGCGTCGACGGTGGAAGCGTTGCTTCGCGAATTGGATCTTCGCGCGCGCGACTTCACGGGCATCGCCCTGGGCAACGGCCCGGGATCGTTTACGGGTCTGCGCGTCGGTCTGGCATTTGCCAAGGGCTTTGCCTACGCCGCCGGCTTACCGGTCTGGCCGGTATCCTCGCTGCAAGTGATCGCTTATGCGTCGCTCGGAGCGGCCAATCGGATTGCGGTGATTTCGCCTGCGCGTCGCGGGCGGCATCATTTCGCCGTGTATGCCGGCAGCGACCTCGCGGTCCTTGAAGGGCATTGTGTTATTGGTGAAGACGACCTCCCCGCGATGCTCGGCGCCTCCACGCTGTTGGTCGGTCCCGGCGTGCTCAAGCTGCCTCCGACTTTCCGCGAACAACTGGACGATCACATCCCGAGTGTTGCCTCTGCCCATCAGGCAACCGTCGCGTCGATCGCGTTGCTTGCGCAGAGTCGCTGGGAGCAGTCTGTGAATCCCGATGTGTACGCGCTGGTCCCGGACTACGGGCTGGACTTCGGCGCATAGCGCTCAGAAGAAAGGGCCACGAAATTCGTGGCCCTTCGGCGCTCCGGCTATGACGTCGGGTCTCGGCGTCGCTGTTAACCGCTATGCAGAGCGGCGGACGCTCAGATCATGCTTTCTTGACGCTGCAAGTCTTGAAACCGAACGGAGCATAGAGCGGGCACCAGCCAATGAACGCGGTGGCGAGGGGCGCCAGCCCCACAAGTCCCCACCAGCTGTGGTTAAGGTAGCCGACAAGCAGGATGACCGCGCCCGCCACGATGCGGACGGTACGGTCAACGCTTCCTATGTTCTTCTGCATCCGAGGGTACTCCGTGTCATGAAGTCTGATCTGGGCGACTTATGTGCCGCCACTATATGTGAAATGGCGCAGCTCGCCCTTTAGTTCCGCCGCGCTCGGCTGGGCACTGCGCACTCCGCTGAGCCTGACGAGAAGAGGCATGCTCACCGCATGTCTTACAATCCGATAGTTCAATCTTTTGAATAGTTTAAGGGGGTTGCGGTAAACCGATGAACGCACTGCGGCTGGGGACCAGCGGTTGGTCTTACAAGGACTGGCGGGGAAACTTCTACCCGGAGAGGGCGGCCTCCACGCGCTGGCTGGAACTCTATTGTCGCGAGTTCAATAGCGTCGAGGTGGACAGCACCTTCTACGGCACGCCGCCGCTCTCCCGCGTGCAACGTTGGGCCGAAATCGCTCCGCCCGGCTTTGAATTCGCGCTCAAGGTTCCGCAGGAAATCACGCACACCAAGTCGCTGCGCAATTGCGAATCTGAAATCACCGGGTTCCTGAAAACCGTCGCAGCGCTCGGCGATCATCTCGGACCGGTGTTGTTCCAGTTTCCTTACGGCTTCACACCCGAGCGGCTCGGCGATTTGCTCGCGTTTCTTGACCACTTGCCGCGCAGCGAATTCCGCTTCGTAGTCGAGATCAGGAACCGCCGCTGGCTGAAGAGCGGATTACCGGCGGAGTTGGCCGCGCGTCGGCTGCCGCTGTGCTGGGTCGATCATCCGTGGATGCCGCGCGATACGCAAGTAACCGGTGAGCTTGTGTACCTCCGGTTCCTGGGCGATCATGAGAAGATCACCGAGTACAGCAAACGGCAGGAAGACCGCACGCCGGATTTGCAGTGGTGGGCGGAACAGACAGTGGACTGGATTCGCCGTGACTTTCCGGTCTTCGGCTATTTCAACAATCACTTCTCGGGACACGCACCCACAGATGCGCGGGCGTTCGCGGAGCTCCTGAAGGGCATGCTCTGACCGCACCTACTCGGCGGCGACGGTGATCTCTTCCAATTTCTTGTCGTGCAACCTGACCACGCGGTCCATCGCGCGGGCGAACTCGATGTTGTGCGTAGCGACGATCAGTGTCGTCTTTTCATCGCGTGCCAATCGTTCGAGGATCTTTTGCAAGTTGAGGGCTGCCTCCCCGTCGAGGTTCCCTGTCGGTTCATCACAGATCAGAATCCGCGGCGTATTGATTAGTGCCCGCGCCAGCGCCACCCGCTGACATTCTCCGCCGGACAGCTCGCCCGGTCGGTGATCCAGCCGATGCGACAGCCCGACCTCCCCAAGCAACTGCCTGGCTCGTCGCAACGCGGATTCGGTCTCGCCTTCGCCCTTCAGTCGCGCCGGCATCAAGACGTTTTCCAGCGCGGAGAATTCCGGCAGCAGGTGATGAAATTGGAACACAAAACCCACGCGATCACGGCGCAGAATTGCCAGTTCATCGCTGGACAGCCGATTAACTTCCTTGCCATCCACAATTACATCGCCGGATGTCGGTCGATCGAGCGCTCCGAGAATATGCAGCAGTGTGCTCTTGCCGACTCCCGACGGCCCGACCACGGCGATTTGTTGTCCCTGCTCGGCCGCGAAGTCGATTTCGTGAAGCACGGGCACTTCCACCGGACCGAGGTAGTAGGACTTGGAGAGCTTGTGAGTTTGGATAATGGACATGCGCGATGCAGATGAAAGCGACAATTTAGAGGGTCAGATAAAAATGTTTTTTGACCAAACAAACTGGTTTAAGCCTGTCCGGATATGGAATTGCGCTGTTTTTGAAGTGGCGGGATACAGGACGGATTGATCAGCGGACTGAAAGCTGTAAGGGTCGGTAGTATTGATATAGCAGACTGACATGGCGGCAATATACGAAATTTGTAATTTAAAGTCAAGAGAAATGTTGTTTAAATTTGTAAGTTGCTGTACATTTGAATTATGACGAGGTTTCCTTGGGGGTCATTTCCGATTCCGGCCGGGTTGCGCGGACTTAACCCGGCTCGGCGGGGCTGATAATCTCTCCCCCGATTGGGGCACTTGGAGACAAGTGCCGCCAAGAGGGAGCCTTCCGATTGATTGCCTTGGCGGCACATGTCTGCATGTGCCCCTTCTGAAAAAATGTGAGGTCGATCCAACGATTTCGGGCGCGCAATCTCTCCCCCGATTGGGGCACTTGGAGACAAGTGCCGCCAAGAAAGAGCGTTCCGAATGATTGCCTTGGCGGCACATGTCTGCATGTGCCCCTTCTGAAAAAATGTGAGGTCGATCCAACGATTTCGGGCGCGCAATCTCTCTCCCGATTGGGGCACTTGAAGACAAGTGGCGCCAAGAGAAATACCGATTCCGGCCGGGTTGCGCGGACTTAACCCGGCTCGGCGGGGATGATTGCCTTGGCGGCACATGTCTGCATGTGCCCCTTCTGAAAAGATGTGAGGTCGATCCAACGATTTCGCGCGCGCAATCTCTCCCCCGAATGGGGCACTTGGAGACAAGTGCCGCCAAGAAGAAGCCTTCCGAATGGGGGCACTTGGAGACAAGTGCCGCCGCCGCCAAGAGCGATTCCGAATCCGGCCGGGTGCGCGGCAGCCTGTCATCACGGAGCACGGAGGACGGTTTAGAAATGCCACACGTTCCGTTTGAGGTGCGTGTTGATGAAGTCGCGCTCTTCACGGGTGAACGATTTGTTCAGCAGGCTCAAGCCGAGAAACAGTCCGCCGTAAACGAAGACGCTCGCCGCGATTCCCGCGACTCCGTGAAAGTAGTCAAGCAACGGCCAGCACAACAGCCCGGCGACGATGCCATTGATTACCTGCTTCGCCAAGCCCCACAGGTCGGTTCGCGTGCGCAGTTTAGTCGTGATCCAATAGTAAAGCGTGACGTTCTGCGCGGTGAGCGCGACGCCCGCGATCCAGGCCATCGCAATCGCTCCACCCGTCGGCACTAACCACAAGCCGGCGAGAATCTTGCCGATTCCCCAAACCTTGCTGAAGATGAGCAGATCGATGCGCTCCGCATTCTGCACGAGAATCGCGAGCGGCGTACGCAGCGTAGTCATGGGGAAGAACAACGCGCTGATCCAGATGATCGGCGCGGCGTCGCCATAGCGCGCATCGAACAAGTCCACGATCACGGGTCGGGCCATCAGTCCGAGCCAGACCGCGGTGGGAATCGTCGCGAACGCGGCGGTCTTCATCAGCAGGTTGTAGCCGAATTCCGCGCGCGCTTTTTGCTGACCGTATTCACTGTAGAACAGCGGATCGATCACCGAGTCCAACAGTTTGTTCGGCAGCACGCCGCGCACGATATTGAGGATCCGATTCGCGAGTCCGTAATATCCTGCCGCGATGCCGCCCAGCATTCCCGAGACCAGAAACAAGTTCGTCGCCTCGCCGAGCACGGTCACGCCGACTTCATTGACATAGGTCATCCCGGCATAGCGGCGGAAGCGCCGCCAGGGGACCTCCTCGTCGGAAGCGGCGGCGGATTGAAAGAGTGGCCGGACTTTTTGCCAATGCGCGGCGAGATAGAGCAGCAGGCACGCGATCATGAGCAGCGTTTCGGCGATCACGACGGAATCCAACGACCGCGCCCACTGCCAGACATAGAAGATCGCCGCCAATCGCAGCGCATTGTAAATCGTAATGACAAAGAAGATCGTGCGCTGTTGAAACAGGCTCGCGAGTAGAATGCGGTAGTTTTCCGAGATCAGGAACGCCAATCCACCCACCGCGAAGATTCGCAGTTGCGGCTCCGCTCCCGGTTGTTTCAGGAGCTCCGTCAGCGGCGTGGCGAACACGTACACCAGACCCAGCGCCAGAATTCCGGTGATGATCGTGATCTGATTGGCCCGCCGGTGCAGCGCTTCAATGATCCGGTAGTTCGCACGCGCATAATATTCCGGCAGGAAGCGAAACAGGACATTGGGAATCCCCCAGCGCAGCAGAATCGCCAAGCCGTCGCCCACCAGAATTCCGGTGAAGAGCAGGGAGTACAAGCCGAACTCTTCCACCGACATGCAGTCGAGCAGCAATCGCGTCGTGACGTACGAAAAGGCCGCGGAGACGGCCTTCGTCAGTACCGAGAACAGCACATTTTGCAGCACACGGCGGCGCGGCCGCGGCGGGTTGGTGGCCGGATCAGCCGTCATCGGTTTGAGGCCGTCTCTTGCATGTTTGCCGCCGCGACGTTATATTCCGTTGCGCTCATTCAGCCATAGTTGCAGCATCATCGCCGTGTAATGTTCGGGCAGCCGGACGTCCTTGCGATAGAATCGTCCGTCGCCGCGCAGATCGTGGAACTCGCTCCAGTCGGAGATCCAGCGTTTCCAGGGAATCGAGAACCCCTGCTTGCGCTTCTGCAGTATGGCCGGCGGCAGCACTTCCGCCAGCGATTTCTTGAATAGATCCTTCAGCGTCCGTCCGTCGCTGCGAATGTTGTCCGGCCAGGAGAACACCTCTTCGACCAGTTTGTGATCCAGCAGGGGCACGCGCGCTTCGAGCGAGACCGACATCGACGCGCGATCCACCTTGACCAAGATGTCGTCGGCGAGGTAGGTCTTCAAGTCAAGATATTGCAGCCGCGTCGCCAGCGGCAGCTCGCTCCGCCAGTGCTTGCGATAGGACCAGTACGGATCGGTTCCGCGCACGGCGTCGATCACGTCTGGACTGAGCAGCTTGCCGAGATCGTGCGGCAGGAAGCCGTCCTGTAGGACGGTCCACAGGTCGAACTCGTCGAGACAGTAGCGCAACAGGCGATAGCGCCCGCGCGCGAGCAGCGGCATTGCGGCCCTGATCATACGTCCGCCGGCGCTCCGCAGCGGCAGCCGGCGCGCATTGAAATCGGCGTATTCCAGATAGCGCGTGTAGCCCCAGAACAGTTCGTCACCGCCGTCGCCGGAGAGGGCCACGGTGACGTGTTCCCGGGCCATGGCGCAGACGACGGCCGTCGGGAAGATCGATGAATCTCCGTGCGGCTCGCCGTACAGCAGCATGAGCTTGTGCGTGTCGCCGCGCGCGGCATTCAGCTTGTAGATGCGGGAGATGTGATGGCTGCCGACGAGCTTGGCGACGGCGTTGGCGTAATCCAGCTCGTTGTTTTCGGCCTCGGCGAATCCGATGGAAAACGTATGCAGCGGTCCGGTGTGGTTCTGCTGCGCGTGCCAGGTGACACAGCTGGAATCGAGTCCACCGGAGAGCAGCGAGCCGACCGGCACGTCGGACACGAGCCGCAATTTCACCGCCTCGTCGATGCGCTCGCTGAGTCGCTGAACGGCGGTTTGCTCATCGATGACGTGCTCGCCGAACACCGGGACGTCCCAATAGCGGCGGATCGTGACCTTGCCGTCTTCATACAGCAACCAGTGTCCGGCCTCTAATTTGCGGAGATGCTTGAAGGCCGTCTTGGGAGCGGGAATATAGAGGTACACCAGGCAGTCATAGAGCGCCGTCAGGTCCAGTTCGCAGTCGAAGCCGCCGCTCGCGCTGAATTGCTGCGGTTCCGAGGCGAAGGCGAACGTCGCATCGCGGTGGTAGTACAGCAGCGGTTTGATTCCCAACCGGTCGCGCACTAACCACACCCGTCGTCGCGTGCGATCGTAGAGCGCCCAGGCAAACATGCCGCGGAACTGCTCGATACAGTCGAGCCCCCACTCCTGATAGGCGTGGAGAATGACTTCGGTATCGGAGTGCGTGCGAAACCGGTGTCCTTTGCTTTCCAGTACGGATCGCACATCGGCGAAGTTAAAGATCTCGCCGTTGTACGTGATGACCAGCGACCCGTCATCGCTCTGAAACGGCATATTGCTGCGCGGATCGAGGTCGATGATGGCCAGCCGGCGATTGCCGAATCCGACCGTGCGGTCCTCGTTGATCCATGTGCCGCCGGCATCCGGACCGCGATGAACCATGATCTGGGTCATGCGCGCGAGTAAATCGGGATTGACCTTGTTGACCGGATCAATAATGCCGCAGATTCCGCACATAGGAAGTTGTTACTTCAGATCCTCTAATTGACGGGAGTTGATAAGCCGGAACTTGTCGCGCATCGTCTTCATCCTGCAGTATCATCACAGCCGCGCCACCGGTGGCGCGGAGCAGCAGGCCTGGCTGCTCGCCACCGAGTTGCGCCGTCGCGGCTGGGAGTCGCACTACGTGTTTTCGGACGGCAAGCATTCGCGCGCGGAACTCGCCGGCGTGACGCTGCACGGTCTGCCGGACGAACTCAGCGCCTGGCACGGAACCGACTGCGCGCTACACAGATTACTCTCCGAGCTCAGGCCGGACGTGACGTACACTCGCGCGTTCGACGTCTATGCCGCGTGCGGAAATCTGGCGGCGCCGGACCGTGCGTTGTCGATTTGGGCCGCGGCCTCCCGCTACGACAGTCAGGCCTGGCCCTATCTCGCCTTCGGCTGGAAGTACCAATCGCTGTGGCACTTTCTCAAGCGCTCCCCGCGTCACGTTTACTACAATCACCTTTCGCGGCGGGGGCGTGCCCGCGCGGATCTCGTACTGGCGCAGACGGCGGACCAGCAGCAGGACTTCGCCAAATTGGGAATTCGCGCCGAAATCCTGCGCAACAGCCACTCCCCGATTCCCGAATCGTCGGTTCAACGCCACGAAGGCAAGCCGCTGATCCTGTGGGCCGATTCTGTCAAGCGGTTGAAACGTCCGTGGGCGTTTCTGGACCTTGCCCGTCGCTGCCGCGACGTGGATGCCGACTTCCTGATGATCGGCCGGCTGCACGATGACATCGATTCGTCACGCGTGCACCGTACCGCCCGGGAATGTCCCAACTTCACGTTCGGGGATTTCGTTCCGTTGGAGCAGGTCAACGCGGTGTTCCAACGCGCGCACTTGCACGTTAAGACCAGTCTGCCGTTCGAGGGCTTTCCGAATACCTTTATTCAGAGCTGGCTGCACGGGGTTCCGGTCGTCTCGTGGGAGGCCGACCCCGACTCGCTGATCGAGCGCAACCAGTTGGGCATTCGCGTGTCCCGCCTCGACGAACTGGAGCACGCGGTGCGTGCGCTGTGCTCGAACGCGGATCGGCGCCGGCAACTCGGCGCGAATGCGCGGGCATTTGCGGTCAACGAGTTCGACCTCATGCACAATGTTGACCGGCTCGAGACCTTGATCGCCGCCGCGAAGTCCCGCAAGCCATAGTCTGGTCAAGTTATCCGCCGTCATTCGTGGCGAAGCGAATCGACAACAACAGGGCACCCCGCGGGGTGCCCGTTTTCATTCCACGCTCCACTGCGAATTCCGTTCATCAGCGCGCGGGCGGACGTTTTTCGAGCTGGAGCTTGCGGATCTCGACGACCGGACACGAGCTGCAGGCCTGCGCCTTGCCCGTTGACCAATCGCGTTCGGCGTGGCGGCGCGAGCGGACGACCCGGTAGCACAAATAGCTCATTGCTCCCGCGATCGCCAGACCAACCAGCAAGATGTCCATGGCGCCGCTCATCACCCCAACCCCATCAGCTTGCCGCCCTGATATACGGCGAATGTGACGAGCCAAGCCAGCCCCGACATATAGATCACCATGAAGATCGGCCAGCGCCAGCTGGCCGTTTCCCGCCGCACGATCGCCACGGTGGACATGCACTGGCAGGCGAGCACGTAGAACACCATCAGCGCGACACCCACGAGCGGCGTAAATACGCGTCGTCCGGTCGCGGGATAGACTTCTGACTGCAATTTCTCGCGCAAACTCGGCGAATTCTCATCTGCATCGGTGATCCCGTGCACCACGGCCATCGAGCTGACGAAGAGTTCACGCGCCGCGAAACTCGCGATAATTCCGATTCCGATTTTCCAGTCAAACCCCAGCGGTTCGATGACAGGCTCGATCAATTTTCCACATTGGCCGCCGATGCTGTGCTCGCTGAGCAGCGCCGCTTCGGTTCCGTCAATCGCGGCCATTTGCGCGGTGCGCGTTAGCTCGTCGATTGCAGGATTCCCGTTGACGGCGGCGCGTTGGGAATCAAAGACCGCGCGGTCGGTCTTGACCGCGGGCACGTTCATCACCGCCCACAGAATGACCGTCGCCGCCAGGATCACGGTACCCGCGCGAACCACAAACAGCTTGGCGCGGTCGAGCAAATTCAGCCCCAGCGTCCTGAACGACGGCAGCTTGTAGGTTGGCAATTCGAGAAACAGCGGCGGCGGCGGACTTTTCAGAATGGTCTTCTTGAAGATCGCGGCCATGTTGATCGCGGCGAAGATCGACAGCGTGTACATGGCCATGAGCACGAGTCCGCCGACGGTGAAGATGCCGAGCACGGATTGTCCGGCCACGAAGACCGTGCCGATCACGAGCGCGTACACCGGCAGGCGCGCGCTGCACGACATCAGCGGCGCGACCAGGATCGTGACGATTCGATCCTTGCGACTTGCGATGGTGCGGGTCGCCATAATCCCCGGGATCGCACAGGCGAAACTCGAGAGCAGCGGCAGGAACGCGCGACCGTCCAATCCGACTTTCGCCATCAGGCGGTCCATGAGGAACGCGGCGCGCGCCATGTAGCCGACATCTTCGAGCAGACCGATAAACAGGAACAGAATCAGGATTTGCGGCAGGAAGACGAGGATGTTGCCGACGCCCGCAATCATCCCGTCCATGATCAGCGCCTTAAACAACCCGGCGGGGAGCAGCGCGTCGGCTCCGCGCGCGAACATACCGACTCCGGCTTCAATCAGGTCTTGCGCGGGAGCCGCCCAGGAAAAGATGGATTGAAAGACGATGGCCATCAGGCCGAGAAACGTCAGCGGACCCAGAACGCGATGGAGCAATACTCTGTCGAGCCGGTCGGTCAGTCGATGCGGCAGGTCCTGATCGACGCACGCCGCGGCGAACATCAGGTCTTTCAGATAGCGATAGCGCGCGCTGGTTTCCACCGCGCGCAATTGCTTGGTGGAGACGTGCAATTCGCTCAGGACGCGCCGAGTCAGTGCCGCCTGGGCGGGTGAAATTCGCACGGCATCGTCGCCTTCGATGGTGGAAATCAAGAGCCACAATGCGTGCGCGCGCGCCGTGGTCTCGTCGGCGAAGCCGCTGTCCACCAAGCCCGCGGCCAGGGTCATCACGGGTTTTTCCAGCGCCGACGGCAGGCAATCGATAAAGCGCGGGACACCGCAACCGCAGTCTTCGCAGTTGCAAAGTTCCAGCGACTCGATCAGCTCGGCCATGCCCTCGCCCTTGCGGGCCACCAGCGGCACGACCGGGCAACCCAGCGCGGTCGAAAGTTTTTCGGCCGAAACCTCCATGCCGCGTTCGCGCGCGACATCCATCATGTTCAGCCCAACGATAAGCGGAATCCCCAGGTCGCGCAGTTGTGTGGCGAGAAAGAGATTCCGCTGTAGATTTGAAGCATCGACGACGACCACGACGAGATCGGGTCGCGCTTCACCCGGCAGTTCACCGAGCAGCACATCGTGCGCGACTTGTTCTTCGGGTGATCGCGCGGCCAGGCTGTAGCAGCCCGGCGTATCGACCACGTCCACGATCTCGCCGGCCGGCAGGCGCAGTTGTCCGATCTTGCGTTCGACGGTGACGCCGGGGTAGTTGCCCACCTTCTGGCGAGTGCCAGTCAGGGCATTGAAGACAGTCGTCTTCCCCGCGTTCGGATTCCCGGCGATGGCAATCACGCGCCGTTTGGGAGAGCTGAACGTGGTGGATATTTGAACCGGCACTGCCAAACGATCCTGCCTTAGTCGCGCGTTAGGTTGACCGGACCGGCCGGATGATCCATGTGAAAAACGGAGGCGATATCGGGGCGATCATCGGTTCTGCAGTAGCGCAGGTCGAGCACGCTCAGCGTCCCGAGATAGTGTCCGCCGCAATCCTTCGCCATTTGCATCACGGAGTCAATGGTTCCGCCAGTCGCGACGACATCATCGACGACAAAGAAGCGCTTGCCGGTCACAAACCGCGACTGAAAGGTGAGCACGTCCGCGCCGTACTCCGTTTTCTGGTCGCCTCGCATATCGCTGTTCGGCAGCTTCCCGGCTTTGCGCACCATCACCAGCCCCTGCTTCAGATTGAGCGCGAGCGGCGAGGCAAACAGGAAGCCGCGCGCATCGATGGCCAGGATCGTGTCGGCCTCGGCGAACGGTTTGCGGGACGCTTTGTGGGTCAGTGCCGAGATCGTCGCGTGAAAATGAGGCTGCGACATCAAGAGCGGCGAAATATCACGAAACATGATCCCCGGCACGGGAAAATCGGGGACGGGTTCGAACCGCTTGCTGGCTTCTTCAAGCAGCGAAGTCGTGGTCGGGGCGGACAGCGTGGTCACGGTAATTTGGGCTTCGCGGCCTGATCGGGCAGCGGTTCAACTTGCACAAGCTCGGCATCCTCCCTGCGCACGGCAAGGGTGCAGCCGGGCAAACGGACACTGAAAGGACTATTGAACGGGGCGGATCGTTCCATCACGACGCTGGCCCCGGGGATGAGGCCCATCTCCATCAGCCGCAACAGACTATCGGAGGACTCGTCCACGGAGAGAATCCGGCAGCGTGCTCCGAACGGCATTTCATCGAGCGTCATGGTGTCGTAATATCTGTATAATCAGCATCTTGAGAGCGTTTTCGGATGTGACCGATTCTACACAATTGCTCCCGCAGGCACAATCCAGAATATGCGAAAAAAGTCACGAATAGTCAAGGCTGGCCGGTGTCGTTTTCGGTTCGTAAAGCTCAGGAATGTTTGAGATTTGCTCCAAAAATTGCGATATTACGAGTGGGGAGAAAATCCCAAATCTCAAAGTCCAGATCCCAAACCGGCCCCGGGGTGGCTGTTTGGGCTGGCTCGCAGACTTTTGCCACTCAATTCGGGGGAATTGATCATGAGTACGACGGGAAAGCGGTTATTGTTCGCGGCG belongs to candidate division KSB1 bacterium and includes:
- a CDS encoding DUF2892 domain-containing protein encodes the protein MQKNIGSVDRTVRIVAGAVILLVGYLNHSWWGLVGLAPLATAFIGWCPLYAPFGFKTCSVKKA
- the tsaB gene encoding tRNA (adenosine(37)-N6)-threonylcarbamoyltransferase complex dimerization subunit type 1 TsaB, with protein sequence MKRLLCFDISADDGVVGISDAGAVLVERRVPKRDLFASTVEALLRELDLRARDFTGIALGNGPGSFTGLRVGLAFAKGFAYAAGLPVWPVSSLQVIAYASLGAANRIAVISPARRGRHHFAVYAGSDLAVLEGHCVIGEDDLPAMLGASTLLVGPGVLKLPPTFREQLDDHIPSVASAHQATVASIALLAQSRWEQSVNPDVYALVPDYGLDFGA
- a CDS encoding DUF72 domain-containing protein: MNALRLGTSGWSYKDWRGNFYPERAASTRWLELYCREFNSVEVDSTFYGTPPLSRVQRWAEIAPPGFEFALKVPQEITHTKSLRNCESEITGFLKTVAALGDHLGPVLFQFPYGFTPERLGDLLAFLDHLPRSEFRFVVEIRNRRWLKSGLPAELAARRLPLCWVDHPWMPRDTQVTGELVYLRFLGDHEKITEYSKRQEDRTPDLQWWAEQTVDWIRRDFPVFGYFNNHFSGHAPTDARAFAELLKGML
- the tsaE gene encoding tRNA (adenosine(37)-N6)-threonylcarbamoyltransferase complex ATPase subunit type 1 TsaE, whose translation is MSTERITTHSVAETLVWAEGFAKTLQPGAVLALTGELGAGKTVVAKGIGRGLGVTAEIISPTFNYILEYTGRLPFIHGDMYRLAGAATFVGMGFAEYLDRGGVVVLEWAERVREVLPPNTIWLTLVRVTEQERLITVHRPSL
- a CDS encoding lipopolysaccharide biosynthesis protein, with protein sequence MTADPATNPPRPRRRVLQNVLFSVLTKAVSAAFSYVTTRLLLDCMSVEEFGLYSLLFTGILVGDGLAILLRWGIPNVLFRFLPEYYARANYRIIEALHRRANQITIITGILALGLVYVFATPLTELLKQPGAEPQLRIFAVGGLAFLISENYRILLASLFQQRTIFFVITIYNALRLAAIFYVWQWARSLDSVVIAETLLMIACLLLYLAAHWQKVRPLFQSAAASDEEVPWRRFRRYAGMTYVNEVGVTVLGEATNLFLVSGMLGGIAAGYYGLANRILNIVRGVLPNKLLDSVIDPLFYSEYGQQKARAEFGYNLLMKTAAFATIPTAVWLGLMARPVIVDLFDARYGDAAPIIWISALFFPMTTLRTPLAILVQNAERIDLLIFSKVWGIGKILAGLWLVPTGGAIAMAWIAGVALTAQNVTLYYWITTKLRTRTDLWGLAKQVINGIVAGLLCWPLLDYFHGVAGIAASVFVYGGLFLGLSLLNKSFTREERDFINTHLKRNVWHF
- the asnB gene encoding asparagine synthase (glutamine-hydrolyzing), which translates into the protein MCGICGIIDPVNKVNPDLLARMTQIMVHRGPDAGGTWINEDRTVGFGNRRLAIIDLDPRSNMPFQSDDGSLVITYNGEIFNFADVRSVLESKGHRFRTHSDTEVILHAYQEWGLDCIEQFRGMFAWALYDRTRRRVWLVRDRLGIKPLLYYHRDATFAFASEPQQFSASGGFDCELDLTALYDCLVYLYIPAPKTAFKHLRKLEAGHWLLYEDGKVTIRRYWDVPVFGEHVIDEQTAVQRLSERIDEAVKLRLVSDVPVGSLLSGGLDSSCVTWHAQQNHTGPLHTFSIGFAEAENNELDYANAVAKLVGSHHISRIYKLNAARGDTHKLMLLYGEPHGDSSIFPTAVVCAMAREHVTVALSGDGGDELFWGYTRYLEYADFNARRLPLRSAGGRMIRAAMPLLARGRYRLLRYCLDEFDLWTVLQDGFLPHDLGKLLSPDVIDAVRGTDPYWSYRKHWRSELPLATRLQYLDLKTYLADDILVKVDRASMSVSLEARVPLLDHKLVEEVFSWPDNIRSDGRTLKDLFKKSLAEVLPPAILQKRKQGFSIPWKRWISDWSEFHDLRGDGRFYRKDVRLPEHYTAMMLQLWLNERNGI
- a CDS encoding ABC transporter ATP-binding protein; its protein translation is MSIIQTHKLSKSYYLGPVEVPVLHEIDFAAEQGQQIAVVGPSGVGKSTLLHILGALDRPTSGDVIVDGKEVNRLSSDELAILRRDRVGFVFQFHHLLPEFSALENVLMPARLKGEGETESALRRARQLLGEVGLSHRLDHRPGELSGGECQRVALARALINTPRILICDEPTGNLDGEAALNLQKILERLARDEKTTLIVATHNIEFARAMDRVVRLHDKKLEEITVAAE
- a CDS encoding glycosyltransferase family 4 protein, which translates into the protein MSRIVFILQYHHSRATGGAEQQAWLLATELRRRGWESHYVFSDGKHSRAELAGVTLHGLPDELSAWHGTDCALHRLLSELRPDVTYTRAFDVYAACGNLAAPDRALSIWAAASRYDSQAWPYLAFGWKYQSLWHFLKRSPRHVYYNHLSRRGRARADLVLAQTADQQQDFAKLGIRAEILRNSHSPIPESSVQRHEGKPLILWADSVKRLKRPWAFLDLARRCRDVDADFLMIGRLHDDIDSSRVHRTARECPNFTFGDFVPLEQVNAVFQRAHLHVKTSLPFEGFPNTFIQSWLHGVPVVSWEADPDSLIERNQLGIRVSRLDELEHAVRALCSNADRRRQLGANARAFAVNEFDLMHNVDRLETLIAAAKSRKP